One Dehalococcoidia bacterium DNA segment encodes these proteins:
- a CDS encoding alpha-ketoacid dehydrogenase subunit beta, whose protein sequence is MPDLTLREAIRKGLQEALDNDPRVFIMGEDVGAYGGAYAVTKGFLRQYGPERIRDTPISESVIVGAGVGAAMGGMRPIVEIMTINFSLLAMDQIVNHAAKLRYMSGGQLMVPLLIRTVTGGGAGLAATHSQSLEGWYASVPGLKVVFPSTPADALGLLRTCLKDPNTIIYCEHALLYGVRGPVPDTYYEVPLGRAEVKRPGTDVTLISYGRGVHLCLQAATELARRGVQAEVIDLRSLRPLDLETPLASLRKTHRALIVEEAWPMAGIGPYLGLRLHQEAFDDLDAPIAHLCGADTPAPYARNLERLSLPDVPAILKTVAEAFGL, encoded by the coding sequence ATGCCCGACTTGACCCTGCGCGAAGCCATCCGCAAGGGCCTGCAGGAGGCCCTGGACAACGACCCCCGTGTGTTCATTATGGGGGAGGATGTGGGAGCCTACGGGGGGGCCTACGCCGTCACGAAGGGCTTTTTGCGCCAGTATGGCCCCGAGCGCATCCGCGATACCCCCATATCCGAGTCTGTCATCGTGGGTGCAGGAGTGGGGGCGGCCATGGGCGGAATGCGCCCCATCGTGGAGATTATGACCATCAACTTCAGCCTCCTGGCGATGGACCAAATTGTCAACCACGCCGCCAAACTGCGCTACATGTCCGGCGGGCAGTTGATGGTGCCCCTGCTGATTCGCACCGTGACCGGGGGCGGGGCAGGCCTGGCCGCCACCCACTCCCAAAGCCTCGAAGGGTGGTATGCCTCGGTGCCGGGGCTGAAGGTGGTGTTCCCCTCCACTCCCGCCGACGCGTTAGGCCTGTTGCGCACCTGCCTGAAAGATCCTAACACCATCATCTACTGCGAGCACGCCCTCCTGTATGGCGTGCGCGGCCCCGTGCCCGATACCTACTATGAGGTGCCCCTGGGCAGGGCCGAGGTAAAGCGCCCGGGCACCGATGTTACCCTCATCTCCTACGGGCGGGGGGTGCACCTGTGCCTGCAGGCAGCCACCGAACTGGCGCGCCGAGGCGTCCAGGCGGAGGTGATAGACCTGCGCAGCCTGCGCCCCCTAGACCTGGAGACCCCCCTGGCCTCCCTGCGCAAGACCCACCGCGCCCTCATCGTAGAGGAGGCGTGGCCTATGGCGGGTATCGGCCCCTACCTGGGCCTGCGCCTGCACCAGGAGGCCTTTGATGACCTGGATGCCCCCATAGCCCACCTGTGCGGAGCAGACACCCCCGCCCCCTACGCCCGCAATCTGGAGCGCCTTTCCCTCCCTGATGTGCCCGCCATCCTCAAGACAGTTGCCGAAGCCTTTGGCCTGTAG
- the pdhA gene encoding pyruvate dehydrogenase (acetyl-transferring) E1 component subunit alpha, translating to MQLQERLTKTELVSFYRQMLLIRRFEERCAEMYMLGKIRGFLHLYIGEEAIAVGCMSALRPEDYVVTHYRDHGHALARGMDPKVAMAELFGKVTGCSRGKGGSMHFFDASRNFMGGYAIVGGQLPVAVGLALASKMKGEPRVTVCFFGDGALNQGEFHEAFNLASLWKLPVVFFLENNLYGMGSHIDRTYAGGRDVFKAGEHYRIPAAQTDGMDVLAVREATLRAVEHARQGNGPFFLEALTYRFRGHSMADPVEYRDRAEEEAWKVRDPIPTFQRYLLENAIATLTELSEIARQVNDEVEEAIRFADASPEPPPEALYEDIYA from the coding sequence ATGCAACTGCAAGAGCGCCTGACCAAGACGGAGTTGGTCTCCTTCTACCGCCAGATGCTCCTCATCCGACGCTTTGAGGAGCGCTGTGCCGAAATGTACATGCTGGGCAAAATCCGCGGCTTCCTGCACCTATACATTGGGGAGGAGGCCATTGCGGTGGGGTGTATGAGCGCCCTGCGCCCCGAGGACTATGTGGTCACCCACTACCGCGACCACGGCCACGCCCTCGCCCGCGGGATGGATCCCAAAGTGGCTATGGCCGAACTCTTCGGCAAGGTCACGGGGTGTAGTCGGGGCAAGGGCGGGAGCATGCACTTCTTTGATGCCAGCCGCAACTTCATGGGGGGCTATGCCATCGTGGGAGGGCAACTGCCCGTTGCGGTGGGGTTGGCCCTGGCCTCCAAAATGAAGGGCGAGCCCCGCGTGACCGTCTGCTTCTTCGGGGATGGCGCCCTCAACCAGGGCGAGTTCCACGAGGCCTTCAACCTCGCCTCCTTATGGAAACTGCCTGTGGTGTTTTTCCTGGAGAACAACCTCTACGGCATGGGCTCCCACATTGACCGCACCTACGCCGGCGGACGGGACGTGTTCAAGGCGGGGGAGCACTACCGCATCCCCGCCGCCCAGACCGACGGCATGGATGTGCTAGCCGTGCGGGAGGCCACCCTGCGCGCCGTGGAGCACGCCCGCCAGGGCAACGGCCCCTTCTTCCTGGAAGCCCTCACCTACCGCTTCCGCGGCCACTCTATGGCTGACCCGGTGGAATACCGGGACAGGGCCGAGGAGGAGGCCTGGAAGGTTCGTGACCCCATTCCCACTTTCCAGCGCTACCTGCTGGAGAACGCCATCGCCACTTTGACGGAACTGTCAGAGATAGCGCGCCAGGTCAACGACGAGGTGGAGGAGGCCATTCGCTTCGCCGACGCCAGCCCTGAACCCCCACCCGAAGCCCTCTACGAGGACATCTACGCCTAA
- the lpdA gene encoding dihydrolipoyl dehydrogenase produces MADYDLVVIGGGPGGYVAAIRAGQLGLKTALVERDQVGGVCLNWGCIPSKALLRNAELVHWARHANDWGIAFDNLRLDFGKAIDRSRQVVQRLVRGVEFLLRKNKVETIRDEAVLRGNGQVALKVSGRTVRARALIVATGARPRSLPVLPVDGQVVLTSREALERKDLPASCIIVGGGATGCEFAYLYTAYGVQVTIVELLPHLLPNEDEEVSQALERSFQKQGMRILTGAKVTSLQKNGSQATLTVETAQGPQTLTAQRVLVCVGIQPNSEGIGLEEAGVRTERGGWIAVDDRQRTSAPTVYAIGDVTGRMPLAHVASAQAVLAVETLAGKETRPLDYTLMPRAVYCHPQVASWGLTEKQAQEAGHTVKVGKFPFTASGKALAMGDTEGFVKVVADAQYGEILGVHMIGPEVTELLPELALARLLEGTVRETGWLVHAHPTLSEALKEASLAVLGEAIHI; encoded by the coding sequence ATGGCTGATTACGACCTGGTGGTGATAGGGGGCGGGCCGGGGGGCTATGTGGCCGCCATTCGGGCGGGGCAACTGGGCCTCAAGACCGCCCTGGTGGAGCGCGACCAAGTGGGGGGCGTCTGCTTGAACTGGGGATGCATCCCCTCCAAAGCCCTGCTCCGCAACGCCGAGTTGGTGCACTGGGCGCGCCACGCCAACGACTGGGGCATCGCCTTTGACAACCTGCGCCTGGACTTCGGCAAGGCCATAGACCGCAGCCGTCAGGTCGTCCAGCGCCTGGTGCGGGGGGTGGAGTTCCTCCTGCGCAAGAATAAGGTGGAGACCATTCGGGACGAGGCCGTCCTGCGGGGCAACGGGCAGGTAGCCCTCAAGGTATCAGGGCGCACGGTACGCGCCCGCGCCCTCATTGTAGCCACCGGTGCCCGCCCCCGCTCCTTGCCCGTCCTCCCCGTGGACGGGCAAGTTGTTTTGACCAGCCGCGAGGCCCTGGAACGCAAAGACCTCCCCGCCTCGTGCATCATCGTCGGGGGCGGGGCGACGGGGTGCGAGTTCGCCTACCTCTACACCGCCTACGGTGTGCAGGTAACCATTGTGGAACTCCTCCCCCACCTGCTCCCCAACGAGGATGAGGAGGTCTCCCAGGCCTTGGAGCGCTCCTTCCAGAAGCAGGGCATGCGCATCCTCACGGGAGCTAAGGTAACAAGCCTCCAGAAGAACGGAAGCCAGGCAACCCTCACGGTAGAGACAGCGCAGGGTCCCCAGACCCTCACCGCCCAGCGGGTGCTGGTGTGCGTGGGGATTCAGCCCAACTCGGAGGGCATCGGCCTGGAGGAAGCGGGGGTGCGCACCGAACGGGGCGGCTGGATTGCGGTCGACGACCGCCAGCGCACCAGCGCCCCCACGGTCTATGCCATCGGGGACGTCACGGGGCGCATGCCGTTGGCCCATGTGGCCTCGGCCCAGGCTGTCCTAGCGGTGGAGACCCTGGCCGGCAAGGAGACCCGCCCCCTGGACTATACCCTTATGCCCAGGGCGGTATACTGCCACCCCCAAGTGGCCTCCTGGGGGCTCACAGAGAAGCAGGCACAAGAGGCCGGGCATACGGTGAAAGTGGGCAAGTTCCCCTTCACCGCCAGCGGGAAAGCCCTGGCGATGGGGGATACCGAGGGCTTCGTCAAAGTGGTGGCCGACGCCCAGTATGGGGAAATTCTGGGCGTCCACATGATCGGCCCGGAGGTAACGGAGCTCCTGCCCGAGTTGGCCCTGGCGCGTCTGTTGGAGGGCACGGTGCGGGAGACGGGATGGCTCGTCCACGCCCATCCCACCCTCTCAGAGGCTCTCAAGGAGGCCTCTTTGGCAGTGCTGGGCGAGGCGATTCACATCTAG
- a CDS encoding DUF58 domain-containing protein yields the protein MRRALVGMALMGAALLFGLATGFPLFYRLVYALALVLGVGMVWAWLGLQGLRVEVRRRATRVQVGEPFEERITITNRWVIPKGWLEVRERSDLPGHAGGMALSLPARGFRSWRVVTRAHRRGLYRLGPVEVRASDPFGLFTFRRTFLSPETLLVYPAVVSIPYFRVLAADLPGEGPLRQRSQALTPHAASVREYMQGDSLARVHWPTTARLGRLMVKEFDQGLGGDMWLLVDMHREVQAGQRSDASDEWAATIAASVAHRYLDAELSVGLLAYGDREVVVPPKRGAGHLLRILEDLATVHAEGTTPLAQVLQREGGRFSHMSILVIITPSGDEEWPLALDTLLRRGVRLVTVLLEPRSFGHRAGAEKVLERLAVLGVPTYLVQKGARLEQALAQPAGLPVAAASARSARGMV from the coding sequence GTGCGACGGGCGCTGGTGGGGATGGCTCTGATGGGGGCGGCCCTCCTGTTTGGGCTGGCCACAGGGTTCCCCCTCTTCTATCGCCTGGTTTACGCCCTGGCGTTGGTGTTGGGGGTGGGGATGGTATGGGCATGGCTAGGCTTGCAGGGTCTGCGGGTGGAGGTGCGCCGTCGGGCTACCCGCGTGCAGGTGGGAGAACCTTTTGAAGAACGCATCACCATTACCAACCGGTGGGTTATCCCCAAGGGCTGGCTGGAGGTGCGGGAGCGCTCCGACCTCCCCGGCCACGCTGGGGGGATGGCCCTCAGCTTACCGGCGCGGGGCTTCCGCTCCTGGCGCGTGGTTACCCGCGCCCACCGTCGGGGGCTATATCGCCTGGGGCCGGTAGAGGTGCGCGCCAGCGACCCCTTCGGCCTGTTCACCTTCCGACGCACTTTCCTCTCCCCGGAGACCCTATTGGTCTATCCCGCCGTGGTAAGCATCCCCTACTTCCGGGTGTTGGCTGCTGACCTGCCTGGGGAGGGCCCCCTGCGCCAGCGGAGCCAGGCCCTAACCCCCCACGCCGCTTCGGTGCGGGAATACATGCAAGGCGACAGCCTGGCACGGGTGCATTGGCCCACCACCGCCCGTCTGGGACGCCTGATGGTGAAGGAGTTTGACCAGGGGCTCGGGGGCGACATGTGGCTGCTTGTGGACATGCATCGGGAGGTGCAGGCCGGCCAGAGGAGCGACGCCTCCGACGAGTGGGCCGCCACTATCGCCGCTTCGGTGGCCCACCGCTATTTGGATGCGGAGCTGTCGGTGGGCTTGCTGGCCTATGGGGACCGGGAGGTGGTGGTTCCTCCCAAGCGGGGGGCAGGGCATCTGCTGCGCATCTTGGAGGACTTGGCCACCGTGCACGCTGAGGGCACCACACCCCTGGCCCAGGTGCTCCAACGGGAGGGGGGGCGCTTCAGCCACATGAGCATTCTGGTCATCATCACCCCCTCGGGGGATGAGGAGTGGCCCCTGGCCCTGGACACTCTCCTCCGGCGAGGGGTGCGCCTGGTAACCGTCTTGCTGGAGCCCCGCTCCTTCGGCCACCGTGCGGGGGCCGAGAAGGTGCTGGAGCGCCTGGCGGTATTGGGTGTGCCCACGTATCTGGTGCAGAAAGGCGCTAGGCTGGAGCAGGCTCTGGCGCAGCCGGCGGGTTTGCCCGTTGCTGCAGCATCGGCACGCTCCGCGCGGGGGATGGTATGA
- a CDS encoding MoxR family ATPase, translated as MTTTVAVQEVPRKIVENMKKVIVGKDRAVEQTVIALLCNGHALIEDVPGVGKTMLARSLAKSAGCTFKRIQFTPDLLPTDVTGVSVYNQRTGTFEFRPGPLMAHVVLADEINRATPKTQSALLEAMEERQVTVEGVTHPLPRPFIVLATQNPIEYEGTFPLPEAQLDRFLLRITIGYPSFEEEIAIIERQVQVHPIETIGPVTGPEEIVRAQEAVKGVYVDTLIKRYIVSLVEATRTSPEVSLGASPRASLTLFRTAQALAFLRGRDYVLPDDVKELAQPALAHRIIVAPQARMRGLDGRKVVEDILEQVPVPGVRGRA; from the coding sequence TTGACCACCACCGTCGCCGTCCAGGAGGTCCCCCGCAAGATTGTAGAGAACATGAAGAAGGTCATCGTGGGCAAAGACCGCGCCGTGGAGCAGACGGTCATCGCCCTGCTGTGCAACGGCCACGCCCTCATTGAGGATGTGCCCGGGGTGGGCAAGACCATGCTGGCCCGCAGTCTGGCCAAATCGGCGGGGTGCACCTTCAAGCGCATCCAGTTCACCCCCGACCTCCTGCCCACCGATGTCACGGGGGTATCGGTGTACAACCAGCGCACCGGCACCTTTGAGTTCCGCCCAGGGCCGCTCATGGCCCACGTGGTGCTGGCCGATGAAATCAACCGCGCCACCCCCAAGACCCAGTCGGCCCTCCTGGAGGCCATGGAGGAGCGCCAGGTAACGGTGGAGGGGGTTACCCACCCCTTACCCCGCCCCTTCATAGTGCTGGCCACCCAGAACCCCATTGAATATGAAGGCACCTTCCCCTTGCCTGAGGCGCAACTGGACCGCTTCCTGCTGCGCATCACCATCGGCTACCCCTCCTTTGAGGAGGAAATTGCCATCATTGAGCGCCAGGTGCAGGTGCATCCCATTGAGACCATCGGCCCCGTAACCGGCCCCGAGGAGATCGTGCGGGCGCAAGAGGCGGTGAAAGGGGTGTATGTGGACACCCTCATCAAGCGTTACATCGTCTCCCTGGTGGAGGCGACCCGCACATCGCCCGAGGTGAGCCTGGGGGCATCTCCGCGCGCATCGTTGACCCTGTTCCGCACTGCGCAGGCGTTGGCCTTCCTGAGGGGGCGGGACTATGTGCTCCCCGATGATGTGAAGGAACTGGCCCAGCCCGCCCTGGCCCATCGCATCATCGTGGCCCCCCAGGCTCGTATGCGGGGCCTGGACGGGCGCAAGGTGGTGGAGGACATCTTGGAGCAGGTGCCGGTGCCGGGCGTGCGCGGGCGGGCCTAA
- a CDS encoding CoA transferase — MTFDALSDILVVEVGSGVAPAYCGRLLADQGARVLLVEPPEGSPLRREGPFPGDIPHAEKSGLFLYLMAGKESITLNLHTATGRALFLRLLERADVLVEDVPPGHWERWGLAPLALQRAFPRLVHLSLTWFGHRGPYASYQGCDLVAYAVSGYAYMTGDPDKPPLKAGGRQTEYQAGVNGAVAVLSALLGRNHTGRGQWIDLSAIEATAHTFDGVTVYHMAQRGILPLRNGTRLIQRDPHTAYPSTLLPVKGGWVHAHWSPQNPEALALLAHNPRLADPEVMETPMGHADEIDALLIEGLKDRTPYEVMEQAQELRIPFTVVQDVAQALDDPQNAAMGFFPEVEHPVAGRWRIPASPIHWDDAPNRPGRAPLLGEHNRRVFGQELGLAPEDLVRLRAGGVL, encoded by the coding sequence ATGACGTTTGACGCTCTGTCGGACATTTTGGTAGTGGAGGTGGGGAGTGGGGTCGCCCCCGCCTACTGCGGGCGCCTCTTGGCCGACCAGGGGGCGCGGGTGCTCCTGGTGGAGCCTCCCGAAGGCTCTCCCCTGCGCCGCGAGGGCCCCTTCCCCGGCGACATCCCCCATGCGGAGAAGAGTGGTCTGTTCCTCTACCTGATGGCCGGCAAGGAGAGCATCACCCTCAACCTGCACACCGCCACGGGGCGTGCCCTGTTCCTGCGCCTTTTGGAGCGGGCGGATGTGCTGGTGGAGGATGTCCCGCCCGGCCATTGGGAGCGGTGGGGCCTGGCCCCTCTGGCGTTGCAGCGCGCCTTCCCCCGCCTGGTGCACCTCTCCTTGACCTGGTTCGGGCACAGAGGGCCCTACGCCTCCTATCAGGGGTGCGACCTGGTGGCGTATGCCGTTAGTGGCTATGCCTACATGACGGGCGATCCCGATAAGCCTCCCCTCAAGGCCGGGGGACGTCAGACAGAATACCAGGCGGGGGTGAACGGGGCGGTGGCGGTGTTGTCGGCCTTGCTGGGGCGCAACCACACAGGGCGGGGCCAGTGGATTGACCTCTCGGCCATCGAGGCCACCGCCCATACCTTTGACGGGGTAACGGTCTACCACATGGCGCAAAGGGGCATCCTTCCCCTGCGCAACGGCACCCGTCTCATCCAGCGCGACCCCCATACGGCCTATCCCTCCACCCTTCTCCCCGTGAAGGGGGGGTGGGTGCATGCCCACTGGTCACCCCAGAACCCCGAGGCCCTGGCCCTGCTGGCCCATAATCCCCGCCTGGCCGACCCCGAAGTTATGGAGACGCCCATGGGCCACGCCGACGAGATTGATGCCCTGCTCATAGAGGGTCTAAAGGATCGCACCCCCTACGAGGTAATGGAGCAGGCCCAGGAGCTGCGTATCCCCTTCACCGTGGTGCAGGATGTGGCGCAGGCGTTGGACGACCCTCAGAACGCCGCTATGGGCTTTTTCCCGGAGGTGGAGCACCCCGTTGCGGGGCGGTGGCGCATCCCCGCCTCCCCTATCCACTGGGACGATGCACCCAACCGGCCGGGGCGTGCCCCCCTGCTGGGGGAGCACAACAGGCGGGTGTTTGGACAGGAGTTGGGCCTCGCCCCAGAGGATCTGGTGCGCCTGCGGGCGGGAGGTGTGCTGTGA
- a CDS encoding transglutaminase domain-containing protein, with protein MSTAHGEIALARPGRYRGVERIYQMVRPRAGWSTALLVVFTLLALVWSVDRAGWAATPNLTLVVLGAVVCAWLLDKVRVNGWLLQPVGLVLGAGLTYLLAGTLTEGRNIPAQIAEVNLRLAAFWKAFRTGGISTDTLPFAVALTAVGWLVAWVSAWSAFRLRNMWLAVLPSALALLTNLSYLPAEFFIYFYIYLFFAMLLAARLHTLRQREVWERVGVQVSPAQEWLALNDALWLTVLVLLVTATLPLQAPTAPPLRRAWEEVRAPIDRLENEFNRMFSGLPARKAVPFRSFGLVLPFQGPITLSNEPIFYVSALRPAYWVARIYTLYTPQGWLTETTEVRDLGWVSPDAVPQQYQARQEMVQEVTLAFPTSELFATEVPLQASLPLQMEVLAPKSFTLLLSEGIRQPELPPDLQEARERLMRLRFARLQEDPVDALLNALPEDVLVTRLIVGGGPGGGRREVDIPPGEGYRAALEQALLRLDVLRGVVVTRRHPAPPDIVALQARDRLAAGFRYQITSAVSIATEEDLRQAGTDYPSWVTDRYLQLPESLPSRVRELAQTLTRNAPTPYDKALAIQEYLHTYTYTLNVEAPPFDADGVDYFLFVSKKGYSEYFASAMTVLLRAVGVPARVAAGYAPGVLDQEKKVFVVRDLDSHAWTQVYFPGYGWIDFEPTPGRPAPPRGPLPEMSTEGGDIAVGALEDAFFPEDDVFLGEEGGGGMAPRGALRPWSLSLLTSGGVLAVLALALWLLYQRTVAAAGRAEDIFRRMVWLGGLAGVPLEPHQTPHEFAQRLGQVAPEAEGDIGYIADAFARTRYGRQSLGMEEQERLRQAWRLARRALWRKVLRR; from the coding sequence ATGAGCACAGCACACGGGGAGATCGCCCTGGCCCGCCCCGGAAGGTATCGCGGGGTGGAGCGCATTTATCAGATGGTGAGGCCCCGGGCCGGCTGGTCCACAGCCCTGCTGGTGGTGTTCACCCTGTTGGCTTTGGTGTGGAGTGTGGACCGGGCCGGCTGGGCCGCTACCCCCAACCTGACGCTGGTGGTGCTGGGGGCTGTGGTCTGCGCCTGGCTTCTGGACAAGGTGCGGGTCAATGGGTGGCTCTTGCAACCGGTGGGGCTTGTGCTGGGGGCGGGGTTGACCTACCTGCTGGCCGGGACCCTCACCGAGGGGCGGAACATCCCCGCCCAAATTGCCGAGGTCAATCTGCGCCTGGCGGCCTTCTGGAAGGCCTTCCGCACCGGGGGTATCAGCACCGATACCCTGCCCTTCGCCGTAGCCCTCACCGCTGTGGGGTGGCTGGTGGCGTGGGTGAGTGCGTGGTCAGCCTTTCGCCTACGGAACATGTGGCTTGCAGTGCTCCCCAGCGCCCTCGCCCTTCTGACCAACCTCAGTTACCTGCCCGCGGAGTTTTTCATCTACTTCTACATCTACCTGTTCTTCGCCATGCTGTTGGCGGCCCGTCTGCACACTCTGCGCCAGCGGGAGGTGTGGGAACGGGTGGGGGTACAGGTCTCCCCGGCCCAGGAGTGGCTGGCTTTGAACGACGCGTTGTGGCTGACGGTGCTGGTGCTTTTGGTCACAGCCACGCTCCCCTTGCAAGCACCCACCGCGCCCCCTCTGCGTCGGGCGTGGGAAGAGGTGCGCGCCCCCATAGACCGCCTGGAGAACGAGTTTAACCGCATGTTTTCGGGTCTACCTGCGCGGAAGGCCGTTCCCTTCCGCTCCTTTGGCCTGGTGCTCCCCTTCCAGGGGCCCATCACCTTGAGCAACGAACCGATCTTTTATGTCTCGGCCCTGCGCCCCGCCTACTGGGTGGCGCGGATTTACACCCTATATACCCCCCAGGGGTGGCTCACCGAGACCACCGAGGTGCGCGACCTGGGGTGGGTCTCCCCCGATGCTGTTCCCCAGCAGTATCAGGCCCGCCAGGAGATGGTGCAGGAGGTTACCCTGGCCTTTCCCACCAGTGAACTGTTCGCCACCGAGGTGCCCTTGCAAGCCAGCCTGCCCCTGCAGATGGAAGTGTTGGCCCCCAAGAGTTTCACACTGCTCCTGTCCGAGGGCATTCGTCAGCCGGAGTTGCCCCCCGATTTGCAGGAGGCGCGGGAGCGTTTAATGCGCTTGCGGTTCGCCCGCCTGCAGGAGGATCCCGTGGACGCACTGCTGAACGCTCTGCCCGAGGATGTGCTGGTCACGCGCCTGATTGTGGGGGGTGGTCCTGGAGGGGGACGGCGGGAAGTGGACATCCCCCCTGGGGAGGGGTATCGGGCGGCGTTGGAGCAGGCCCTGTTGCGCCTGGATGTGTTACGGGGGGTAGTGGTTACCCGTCGGCATCCTGCGCCGCCCGACATCGTGGCCTTGCAGGCGCGGGACCGCCTGGCCGCCGGCTTCCGCTACCAGATTACCTCCGCCGTCTCCATCGCCACCGAGGAGGACCTGCGTCAGGCCGGCACCGACTACCCCTCGTGGGTAACCGACCGCTATCTGCAACTGCCGGAGAGCCTCCCCTCTCGGGTGCGGGAGTTGGCGCAGACCTTGACACGCAACGCCCCCACACCCTATGACAAAGCCTTAGCCATCCAGGAATATCTCCACACCTACACCTACACCCTGAATGTGGAGGCCCCGCCCTTTGATGCCGACGGGGTAGACTACTTCCTGTTCGTGTCCAAGAAGGGGTATAGCGAGTACTTCGCCTCGGCCATGACGGTGCTGTTGCGGGCGGTGGGCGTGCCGGCGCGGGTGGCGGCGGGCTATGCTCCCGGGGTATTGGATCAGGAGAAGAAGGTGTTTGTGGTGCGCGACCTGGACAGCCACGCCTGGACGCAGGTTTACTTCCCGGGGTATGGATGGATTGACTTTGAACCGACCCCCGGCCGGCCGGCTCCCCCGCGGGGCCCCCTGCCCGAGATGAGCACCGAGGGGGGCGATATCGCCGTGGGGGCGCTGGAAGACGCGTTCTTCCCCGAGGATGATGTGTTCCTCGGAGAGGAAGGGGGGGGAGGGATGGCTCCGAGGGGGGCACTGCGCCCCTGGAGCCTCTCCCTGCTGACCAGCGGAGGCGTTCTGGCGGTGCTGGCGCTGGCCCTGTGGCTCCTCTACCAGCGGACGGTGGCCGCCGCCGGGCGTGCAGAGGACATTTTCCGGCGGATGGTGTGGCTGGGCGGGTTAGCGGGGGTGCCCCTGGAGCCCCACCAGACGCCGCACGAGTTCGCCCAGCGCCTGGGGCAGGTGGCCCCCGAGGCGGAGGGGG